The following are encoded in a window of Mycobacterium decipiens genomic DNA:
- a CDS encoding LysR family transcriptional regulator: MLFRQLEYFVAVAQERHFARAAERCHVSQPALSSAIAKLERELNVTLINRGHSFEGLTPEGDRLVVWAKRILAEHDAFKAEVDAVRSGITGTLRLGAVPTASTTASLLLSAFCSAHPLAKVQICSRLAATELYRRLREFELDAVIVHPAPEDGHDVDLVPLYEEQYVLLSPPDMLPPGTATLVWRDAAQLPLALLTPDMADRQVIDAAFADHAVTVIPQVETDSVASLFAQVATGNWACIVPHTWLWAMPMRGPMGGEIRAVELVDPVLKAQIALATNASGPGSPVARALAACAQELALNEFFATWLLGITRRR, encoded by the coding sequence GTGCTCTTCCGTCAGCTGGAGTACTTCGTCGCGGTCGCCCAAGAGCGCCATTTCGCCCGGGCCGCCGAGCGGTGCCACGTGTCGCAACCCGCGCTGTCCTCCGCAATCGCCAAGCTCGAACGCGAACTCAACGTCACCCTGATCAATCGCGGACACAGTTTCGAAGGCCTCACTCCCGAGGGGGACCGGTTGGTGGTGTGGGCCAAGCGGATTCTCGCCGAGCACGATGCGTTCAAGGCCGAGGTGGATGCGGTGCGCTCCGGGATAACCGGGACGCTTCGGCTGGGCGCGGTGCCAACCGCTTCAACGACGGCGTCCCTGCTGCTGTCGGCCTTCTGCTCGGCGCACCCGTTGGCGAAGGTGCAAATCTGTTCCCGGCTGGCGGCGACCGAACTCTACCGGCGGCTGCGCGAGTTCGAGCTCGATGCCGTCATCGTGCACCCGGCGCCCGAGGACGGCCACGACGTGGATCTGGTGCCGCTCTACGAGGAGCAGTACGTGCTGCTGTCGCCGCCGGACATGTTGCCGCCGGGGACGGCGACGTTGGTGTGGCGGGATGCCGCGCAACTACCGTTGGCACTGCTCACACCGGACATGGCCGACCGGCAGGTTATCGACGCAGCATTCGCCGACCACGCCGTCACGGTCATCCCCCAGGTCGAAACCGATTCCGTTGCTTCGCTTTTCGCGCAGGTCGCAACCGGAAACTGGGCCTGCATCGTTCCGCACACTTGGCTATGGGCCATGCCTATGCGGGGGCCGATGGGCGGTGAGATCCGCGCGGTCGAACTGGTTGATCCGGTCCTGAAAGCCCAGATCGCCCTGGCCACCAACGCCTCGGGGCCGGGATCTCCCGTTGCCCGTGCGCTTGCCGCCTGCGCGCAGGAGCTGGCGCTGAACGAATTCTTCGCCACCTGGCTGCTGGGAATCACCCGCCGGCGCTGA
- the oxc gene encoding oxalyl-CoA decarboxylase: MTTRSVSPGAAPAASNRARLTDGFHLVVDALSANDVDTIYGVVGIPITDLARIAQASGIRYIGFRHETSAGNAAAAAGFLTRRPGVCLTTSGPGFLNGLPALANATTNCFPMIQISGSSGRPVVDLQRGDYQDLDQLNAARPFVKAAYRIGRVEDIGRGVARAIRSAISGRPGGVYLDIPGEVLGQAIEASAASDTIWRLVDPAPRQLPAPEAVDRALDVLTQAQRPLIVLGKGAAYAQSDNVIREFVEHTGIPFLPMSMAKGLLPDSHPQSAAAARSLAIARADAVLLVGARLNWLLGHGESPQWSAGVKFIQVDIAASEFDSNRPIVAPLAGDIGSVMSALLAGVNARPIVASAAWTGELADRKARNDAKMRQRLAENPHPMRFYNALGAIRSVLRHNPDVYVVNEGANALDLARNVIDMEVPRHRLDTGTWGVMGIGMGYAIAAAVETGRPVVAIEGDSAFGFSGMEVETICRYRLPVTVVILNNGGVYRGDEVTTFVTRPAAGGNDPAPTVLNARARHELIAEAFGGTGYHVATPSELAAALTEALASNGPSLIDCELDPAAGVESGHLAGLNPTSAATPPVSAGG, from the coding sequence ATGACCACACGATCGGTATCTCCGGGTGCAGCACCGGCCGCATCGAACAGGGCTCGGCTGACCGATGGCTTCCACCTGGTGGTGGACGCCCTGTCGGCCAACGACGTCGACACCATCTACGGCGTCGTCGGCATCCCGATCACCGACCTCGCCCGGATCGCGCAGGCGTCGGGCATCCGCTATATCGGATTCCGGCACGAAACCTCGGCCGGCAACGCGGCCGCGGCGGCCGGGTTCCTCACCCGGCGCCCAGGGGTATGCCTGACGACATCCGGTCCCGGCTTTCTCAACGGCCTGCCAGCGCTGGCGAACGCCACAACGAACTGCTTTCCGATGATCCAGATCTCCGGATCGAGCGGGCGGCCGGTCGTGGACCTGCAGCGCGGTGACTACCAGGACCTCGACCAGCTCAACGCTGCTCGGCCGTTCGTGAAGGCGGCATACCGGATCGGCCGAGTCGAAGACATCGGGCGCGGTGTCGCCCGCGCCATTCGTAGCGCGATCTCCGGCCGGCCCGGCGGTGTCTACCTCGACATCCCCGGCGAGGTGCTGGGCCAGGCCATCGAGGCATCGGCCGCTTCCGACACCATCTGGCGGCTGGTCGACCCGGCTCCACGCCAGCTGCCGGCCCCGGAGGCGGTCGATCGCGCGCTGGACGTGCTAACCCAAGCGCAGCGACCGCTAATCGTGCTCGGCAAGGGCGCGGCATACGCGCAATCCGACAACGTCATTCGGGAGTTTGTGGAGCACACCGGAATTCCCTTTCTGCCGATGTCGATGGCCAAGGGGCTGCTGCCCGACTCCCATCCGCAGTCGGCGGCCGCAGCTCGTTCGCTTGCGATCGCCCGTGCTGACGCGGTGCTGCTGGTTGGCGCCCGGTTGAATTGGCTACTGGGCCATGGCGAGTCGCCGCAATGGTCGGCCGGCGTCAAGTTCATCCAGGTCGACATCGCGGCATCGGAGTTCGACAGCAACCGGCCGATCGTGGCACCGCTGGCGGGCGACATCGGCTCGGTGATGTCGGCTCTGCTTGCCGGCGTAAACGCGCGTCCGATCGTCGCGTCCGCGGCGTGGACCGGCGAACTCGCCGATCGTAAGGCGCGCAACGACGCCAAGATGCGCCAGCGGCTGGCCGAGAATCCCCACCCGATGCGGTTCTACAACGCGCTTGGCGCTATTCGGTCTGTGCTGCGGCACAACCCGGATGTCTATGTGGTCAACGAAGGCGCTAACGCGCTGGACCTCGCGCGTAACGTCATCGACATGGAGGTGCCGAGGCACCGGCTCGACACCGGAACCTGGGGCGTGATGGGCATCGGCATGGGTTACGCCATCGCGGCCGCGGTCGAGACCGGGCGGCCTGTCGTTGCGATCGAGGGCGACAGCGCATTTGGCTTCAGCGGCATGGAAGTTGAGACCATTTGCCGCTACCGGCTTCCGGTGACCGTCGTCATCCTCAACAACGGCGGAGTCTACCGCGGCGACGAGGTCACGACCTTTGTGACGCGGCCCGCGGCGGGCGGGAACGACCCCGCGCCCACCGTGCTCAACGCTCGCGCCCGCCACGAACTGATCGCGGAGGCGTTCGGCGGCACCGGGTATCACGTGGCGACTCCATCAGAGCTTGCCGCGGCGCTGACCGAGGCACTGGCATCGAACGGACCGTCGCTCATCGACTGCGAACTCGACCCCGCCGCCGGGGTGGAGAGCGGACACCTGGCCGGCCTGAACCCAACCAGCGCGGCCACCCCCCCGGTCAGCGCCGGCGGGTGA
- a CDS encoding FadD7 family fatty acid--CoA ligase, which yields MASDSVISGQAAAAPGARRRDEAPGPRIADLVEVAATRLPEAPALVVTADRIPITYRDLVRLVYDLAGQLTRSGLLPGDRVALRAGSNAEFVVALLAASRADLIVVPLDPALPVSEQRARSQAAGARVVLIDGDGPGDGGEPTPRWWPIAVNVGLVSGAPDGALSVHLDAAGEPNPVTSSRPEGLRPDDAMIMFTGGTTGLPKMVPWTHANIASSVRAIITGYRLGPRDATVAVMPLYHGHGLIAALLATLASGGAVLLPARGRFSAHTFADDMAAVGATWYTAVPTIHQILLERAGAEPSAANRAALRFVRSCSAPLTPEVALALQAEFSAPVVCAFGMTEATHQVATTPIEGNGPDENPAVSSGLVGRSTGAQIRIVGSDGLPLPAGAVGEVWLRGSTVVRGYLGDPKITAANFTDGWLRTGDLGSLSAAGDLSIRGRIKELINRGGEKISPERVEGVLATHPNVMEAAVFGVAHRIYGEAVAAVIVPRESAPPTPEELAQFCRERLAAFEIPATFQAASALPHTAKGSLDRRAVAERFGRQA from the coding sequence ATGGCATCCGACTCGGTCATCAGCGGACAGGCCGCGGCGGCGCCCGGGGCGCGGCGGCGCGACGAAGCACCGGGCCCGCGCATCGCCGACCTGGTCGAGGTGGCGGCGACGCGGCTGCCCGAGGCCCCGGCACTCGTCGTCACCGCCGATCGCATCCCGATCACCTATCGTGACCTGGTTCGTCTGGTCTATGACCTGGCCGGCCAGCTGACGCGTTCCGGCCTGCTACCGGGTGACCGGGTGGCGTTACGCGCGGGCAGCAACGCCGAATTCGTGGTCGCCTTGCTAGCCGCGTCGCGAGCGGATCTGATCGTCGTCCCGCTGGATCCGGCCCTGCCCGTCAGCGAACAGCGCGCTCGAAGCCAGGCCGCGGGAGCAAGGGTGGTGCTGATCGACGGTGACGGTCCGGGCGACGGGGGAGAGCCCACCCCCCGGTGGTGGCCGATCGCGGTGAACGTCGGCCTGGTCAGCGGTGCGCCGGACGGGGCCCTGTCGGTCCACCTGGACGCTGCCGGCGAACCGAACCCGGTCACGTCGTCGAGGCCCGAGGGACTCCGGCCCGACGATGCCATGATCATGTTCACCGGCGGGACGACGGGCCTGCCGAAGATGGTCCCCTGGACCCACGCAAACATCGCCAGCTCGGTCCGGGCCATCATCACCGGGTATCGGCTGGGCCCGCGGGACGCGACCGTCGCGGTGATGCCGCTGTACCACGGCCACGGCCTGATCGCGGCGTTGCTTGCCACCCTGGCATCCGGCGGCGCGGTGCTGCTGCCCGCGCGCGGGCGGTTCTCCGCACACACATTCGCCGACGACATGGCTGCCGTCGGGGCCACCTGGTACACCGCGGTGCCCACGATTCACCAGATCCTGTTGGAACGCGCTGGCGCCGAACCGTCCGCGGCCAACCGGGCCGCGCTTCGCTTCGTCCGCAGCTGCAGCGCGCCGCTCACTCCGGAAGTCGCGCTTGCGCTGCAGGCCGAGTTCTCGGCGCCGGTGGTGTGTGCTTTCGGCATGACCGAGGCCACCCATCAAGTGGCGACAACACCCATTGAGGGTAACGGGCCGGACGAAAACCCAGCCGTGTCAAGCGGTCTCGTCGGCCGGTCGACGGGAGCGCAAATCCGGATCGTCGGGTCTGACGGGCTGCCGCTACCCGCGGGTGCGGTCGGGGAGGTTTGGCTGCGTGGCAGCACCGTGGTGCGGGGGTATCTCGGCGACCCGAAGATAACCGCCGCGAACTTCACCGACGGTTGGCTGCGCACCGGTGATTTGGGGTCACTGTCGGCGGCCGGCGACCTGAGCATCCGCGGCCGCATCAAAGAACTCATCAACCGGGGCGGTGAGAAGATCTCGCCGGAGCGGGTCGAGGGCGTGTTGGCCACCCACCCAAACGTCATGGAGGCGGCCGTGTTCGGCGTCGCGCACCGGATCTACGGGGAGGCCGTCGCGGCGGTGATCGTGCCCCGCGAGTCCGCGCCGCCGACTCCCGAGGAGCTTGCGCAGTTCTGCCGGGAACGGTTGGCGGCCTTCGAGATCCCGGCCACCTTCCAGGCGGCGAGCGCGCTGCCGCACACCGCGAAGGGCTCGCTCGATCGGCGCGCCGTGGCCGAGCGGTTCGGAAGGCAGGCGTGA